The Polluticoccus soli sequence TTCTATCAACGCAAAGAGATCAAGGATTTCCTGGCCTATTTGCGCCTGATAGTGAATACCCGTGACGAGGAGAACCTGAAACGCATCATCAACTATCCGGCAAGGGGCATTGGTAAAACCAGCATCGAAAGAGTACTTATAGCTGCCAATCAGCACGATAAAACATTCTGGGAAATGCTCCACTACCCGGATGCAGCTGGGCTGAAAGGCGCCGCTGCATCGGCTATCGAGAATTTCGTTACCATGGTCAAAAGTTTCCAGGTGATGCTGGAAAAAAGTAATGCTTACGACCTGGCTTTTGCCGTGGGTAAACATACCGGCCTGGTGCAGGAACTGTATAATGATAAATCGGTAGAAGGCCTGGCGCGTTATGAGAACGTGCAGGAGCTACTCAACTCGATAAAAGAATTTACCGAGACGCCTGACGAAGAGGGTGAACTGGTTGATAAAAGCCTGGGCAGTTACCTGCAACAGATCACGCTGCTGACAGATGCAGATACCAGCGACGATGAGAATGCGGATGCGGTGAAACTGATGACCATACATGCGGCCAAGGGACTAGAATTCCCCTGCGTATTTGCAGTCGGTTTGGAGGAAAACCTTTTCCCCAACTCAATGAGTCTTTATGACCGTGCTGATCTGGAGGAAGAGCGTCGCCTGTTTTATGTTGTGATCACTCGTGCAAAAGATAGACTTTGGGTTACCTACGCAAATAGCCGTTACCGTTTCGGCAGCCTGGTGCAGAATGAGCCCAGTCGCTTTATTGAAGAAATACCCAGCGCCTACCTTGATCGTACGTTTACGGGCATTGGCAGCCGGGGTGGGCAAGGTTCAGTTGGCGGCTTTGGCAATATGATGAACCAGTCGTTCGAGCGTATGCCATCATTGAAAAAACTGGCTGAGAAACTACAAAAGCCTGCAACGAGTGCGCACACGCCTTCTGTCGATTTCAAAGCCGATGACCCAATGACTATGGAGGTGGGCATGAAGATCGAGCACCAGAAATTTGGTTTCGGTACTATTACCTCGCTGGAAGGAGGTGCCAACAACCGCATCGCTACTATTCAGTTCGATGGCGGACACGGACAAAAGAAGATCATGCTGAATTTCGCGAAGCTGCGAATAGTACAATAGAAGACAATAAAAAAGCCCCGGTCATCGGGGCTTTTCAAATCTTATCTCGTGAAGAACGAAGGTAGTATTATCCTTACTTATCTTTAATAATATATATAGCTGGTAGGTGCCGTTTGAGGTATTGAGGTTACCAATGGCGTAGCGGGAGTTGTTGTTTGGGGCTGTACCGTTCTGCATTACTACGAATTCCTTCACTACATTTTTTGCGAAAAAGTCTTTCAGGATCATTTCAGCCTGGGTCTTGCTGTAGGCAGACTGGTTGCTATTCATGGTGATCGTAACAATATTATCGAAATACTTCGACATCGAAGGCACATCTCCGTTTCTTACATAGTTAACCACGTCTTCAATAGCCTGTGCTTTGGCACCGGCGTTGAGGAAAAAGGTTAATATGGTAATTAAAATCGCGCTTTTGTAAAGTTTCTTCATCGGCAAATCAAAACAGCAAATAGTTATACATCAAAAAACCTGCCAAACTACACCGCTTTTAACTTTCTTTTGACAAGTTAAGGATAAATCAAAGATTAAAAACAATTTTTTCTCAATTAAATAACCTGCAGGAATTATTAACTCGTAGTTAAATGATTAATACTGAGATGTATTATTCCCGCTGAGTTGTTTCGAGGTTAGTTAATTTTGCGCCATGTCGAAAAAAGCGATGCTTATAATAATGGACGGCTGGGGTCATGGGCAGGTAAAGTCTGCCGATGCTATTGCCAACGCCAATGTTCCATTTGTAAAGTCTTTATATAATAAATACCCCAATACGGAACTCATCACTTGTGGTGAGGCTGTCGGACTTCCCGAAGGCCAGATGGGGAACTCAGAGGTGGGCCACCTGAATATTGGTGCCGGCCGTATTGTTTACCAGGAGTTGCAGCGCATCAATGTAGCCGTCCGCGAGGGCGAGCTGGAAACGAATGCTACGATAAAAGCAGCACTTGAGGCAGCTAAAGCCGGAAAGACCCTGCATTTTATCGGGCTGGTGAGCGATGGCGGCGTGCATTCACACATCGACCACCTGAAAGCCCTGTGCAAGCTGGCAACTGACAAGGGAATACAAAACGTTGCCGTTCACGCATTTATGGACGGGCGTGACACCGACCCAAAGAGCGGGTATGGCTACCTGGCCGAGCTACAGGAGGCTATCCAAAACACTCCTTGTAAAATAGCTTCAGTTTGTGGTCGATACTATGCGATGGACCGAGACAAACGTTGGGAAAGGGTAAAGCTGGCGTATGATGCACTTACCAAAGGAGCAGGAAAAGCAGCAACCGATCCGCTGAAGGCCATCCAGGAATCGTATGATGAGGGTGTCACAGACGAATTCATAAAGCCCATCATAATTACTGATCAGAATGGTTCACCACTGGCGACAATTAAAGATGGTGATGTTGTCATCTGCTTCAACTTCCGTACAGACAGGTGCCGTGAGATCACTATTGCGCTGACACAACAGGCGTTTCCAGATTACGATATGCAACCGCTCAACCTGCATTATGTAACCATGACCGAATACGATGCTACTTATAAGAACGTAGGCGTGGTCTTCACCAACGACAACCTGACCAACATCATGGGGCAGGTACTGGCTGAGAACGGGAAAACGCAGATACGTATAGCCGAGACGGAAAAATATCCGCACGTTACGTTCTTCTTCTCTGGCGGTCGCGAAGAACCCTTCCAGGGTGAACGCCGCATCATGGCACCATCGCCTAAGGATGTACCTACATACGACCTGAAACCGGAGATGAGCGCTAACGAGATAACAGAAAAAATTCTCCCTGAAATAGAAAAAGAAAGCGCCGATTTCATCTGTCTGAACTTCGCCAATGCTGATATGGTGGGTCATACAGGTGTTTGGGAAGCCGCTATCAAGGCCGCTGAAACTGTAGACAACTGCGTGTCGCGAATTGTGCCGCTGGCGTTGCAGCATGGTTATGCAGTGTTCCTTACTGCAGATCACGGCAACTCTGATTATCTTGTTAATGAAGATGGTTCGCCCAATACAGCTCACACGCTGAACCCGGTGCCGCTGTTCGTTATTTCGAACGATTATAAAGGAACAGTGAAGCCCGGCAAACTTGGCGACCTCGCGCCAACCATGCTGCATTATATGGGCATACCGATACCTAAGGAAATGACAGGAAACATCCTGATAGATTAAAAAAAAGCCCCGCAACTGCGGGGCTTTTTTTTTAATCTAAAGTTTTATCGTGCTATCCAGCCGGCGGGATCAAGCTTGTTGCCGTCCTTCCATATCTGGAAGTTCATCATTGTTTCACCCTGGTCATCGGCGCCTACGGTACCAATAGCCTGCTTGGTATGAACCTGTTGGTCTTTCTTTACAGTTACATTAGTGAGACGCGAGTATAGCGTATAATACCTACCATGGTTGATTAGTACGTTCCAGCTCAGCCCATCTACAAAGAACACCTTAGTTACAGTTCCTTCAAACACTGACCTCGCCGTTGATCCGGGTGAGGTACGTATGTCTACACCATAGTTCTCGACTGTTACTTTTTCAGCAACTGGGTGCTGGTGTTTCCCAAAGCCTTCAGAGATAAATCCTTTTTCAACCGGCCATGGCAGCTTGCCACGATTAGCCTCAAAGCTGTTAGACAACGCAGCTACTTCTGGTGTCATGCTGTAGCTGTAAGAGCTGGCAGCCGGTTTAGGGGCTGGTGTAGTATTAACAGCTACTGGAGATTTTGAAGGCGTTGTTGATGGCCTTGAAGGTGTTGTAGATGGAGTGCTCGCTCCACCCGGACCAACCTTGATGCCGGGAGCTCCGCGAGCAAGAGCTTCCCTGCGGGCTGCTTCTTCCTGGCGTTTGCGCTCTTCTTCCGCTCTGCGACGCGCCTCCTCTTCTGCTTTCTTGCGCGCCAGTTCCATTTCGCGGCGAATGATATCTGCCACTGCCCTATCCAGCTGGCGGGCAGCTTTCCTATCGCGCTCTATAGAGGTTACCAATTCTTTTTCGCGGCCTTTCAGTTCTTTTACTACGTCGTTTGTTTCATCGGTCTCTTTCTGCAGCACTTGTTTTTGCTGCATCTCAGCGGTGAGCAGCATGTCTTTTTGCGTCCTTTCAGAGTTCAGCACATCAATCTTCCGGACGATCTCCCCCTGTGTGACACGTATCTTATCGGCCTGCTGCTTGCGGTAATCGCGGTATTTTTTCAGGTAGCGCATGCGGCGAAGCGCTTCGTTGAAGTCGTTTGACGAGAACAGGAAAGCCAGCATGTCATAAGAGCTGCGGGTCATGTAGGCATACCTCAGCGACTGTGCATAGCGCATCTTGAGTGTAGCCAGGTTCTCTTTCAAATTGCTTACTTCCTGGTTTGACTTGCTGATGCTATTGTTAATGTGGCCGATCTCATCATTGATGTTGCGTATGAGTCGTTGGCGTTCGGTCAACTTGTTTTGCAAGGCACGCAGCTGACCCATAGTGGCATTCTTATCCTTCTTGGTCTCCTCGAGCTGCTCCTGTGTTTGCCTGATGGACTCCAGGATAGACTGCCGACGTTTCTCCAGGTCAGCACGGGTTGGCTGCGGCTGCGCAATAGTTTTTAGGGAAAACAGTAAAGTGATGATAGCCAACGCTATTACTCGCATGCGTCTTTTCGTTTTACGTGAGAAACTGTAGAATGACAAAAATAGCTAATAATCGCTGGCTAATGAAGTCGGCAAAGGGAGTTTTAAGAGTATTTTATGTTACATACGTGGCAAAAATTCCGTGGCGCATTTTTCCTATTACAAGCCCAATGTTCTTTCTTTGTTCGAAAGTAGATAGCATATGCTGTATTCAATGACCGGCTTCGGAAGGGCAGAAGCGACAATAGGTGGAAGGCAAGTGGTTGTAGAAATGAAATCGCTGAACGGTAAACAATTTGAGATCGTTATCAAGCTGCCACCTATTATCCGACTCTATGAGCTCGACGTTCGTAATATGCTGAACGCTACTTTGATGCGCGGTACCATAGATCTGTCGATATCTATTAAGCAGGAAGGCGCTACCAAACCAATGGCCGTTAATACAGGCTTAGCTACCTTCTATTACCAGGGTATGCAGCAAATCGCTAAACAGCTCAACATCTCTGAGGAGAACGTTCTTTCTACTCTCATGCGTATGCCAGAGGTAGTGGCACCTGAACAGGATGTTGTTCCTGAGGCTGAATGGCTGCAGATAAAAAAAGTAATTGAAGAGGCTGCACAGCACTTGATGGAGCATCGCAAGAACGAAGGCGAGGTACTGCATAAAGACCTGCACGGGCGCATCCGCACAATCGAAAGCCTGCTGGGCGATGTGTTGAAACTGGAACCTGAACGCACGGAAAAGGTAAGGGCACGCATCAACCAATCGATGACGGAAATGGTGGGTAAAGACAACATAGATGCCAACCGTTTTGAGCAGGAAATGATCTACTACCTGGAGCGTATGGACTTTTCGGAAGAAAAAACGCGTTTGGCACAGCACTGCCAGTACTTCCATACTACTGTAGAGAAAGAAGGTATTTCAAAAGGAAAAATCCTGGGCTTTATCCTGCAGGAGATAGGGCGAGAGATAAATACACTGGGCGCCAAGGCCAACCACGCCGGTATCCAGCAGATAGTTATTAATATGAAAGACGAGCTGGAAAAGGCCAAAGAGCAGGTGCTCAACATTCTTTAAGCTATAGTGATATATTTGTTGCGGTTTTTAAGTATTCCATCAATGGTCCACCGTTTTTTAGTTTCGATCGCTTTTTGTGCTGCATTGATGTTTGCAGGTTGTATTCCTTCTCCGTACTACCAGAAGGATCAAACCATACCCCGCAACGAGTGGACTTACCAGTTCAAGCCTAAATTCAAGTTTGAGATCACTGATACCACATCTACTTACAACCTCTATTTCATCATCAGGCATACCGAAGCGTATCCGTTCTCAAACATCTGGATGTGGGTATACACCAAACAACCGGGCGATTCAGTCGCGACACGGTCGCGGATAGAGATACCACTGGCTGAGCCCAGCGGTAAGTGGCTTGGTAAAGGGATGGGCGAGATATGGGAACAACGCCTGCCAATGACGAGGGATGGTGCCCCGATGGTATTCAACAAACCGGGTACTTACGAAATGCAGTTTGAGCAAAATATGCGCGTTAACCCGTTGCCGGAAGTATTACAAATAGGCTTGCGGATAGAAAAGAAAGGCACCCGCGGCCAAAATGCACAGCAATAAACTATGCGTTTCTTTACTACTGTCTATACCCTGCTGCTTGTCTACATCGTTGCTGCTCTCGTATTCTGGGGGCTGAGCCTTCAGAGACAAAGCAAGCTCATCTTTGAGATGGAGAAACAAAACCTTGCAGAGCACATAGACAGTACGCGAAATCCACTTGCTTACCAATCCAGGCTTGACGATCTCGAATCGAAAAAGGCAAGAAGAAAAAGCCAATACATAGGCGAAGGCTCCACGTTCTTTGCTGTGATCATCATCGGCGCTCTGGTGGTGTATTCTTCCTTCAGAAGGAGCGTACGACTCTCCCGTCAGCAAAACAACTTCATGCTTTCGGTGACGCACGAGCTGAAGTCGCCCATTGCTGCAATGAAACTCAATCTGCAGACCCTGGAGCGCCATAAGCTGGATGAAGAAAAAAAGAACCAGCTGGTAGCGCGCTGCATACATGAGGCCAACAGGCTGAACGATCTTTGCGACAACATGCTCATCGCCTCGCAAATGGAAGGCAAGCAATACCGTCAGGCAAAAGAGAAAATGGATCTGTCGTTGCTGGTAGAGCATGCGCTGGAAGAATACATGGTGCGCTACCCCGGCAGGTTTGAAGAAGGACCCATCTTCAAAGCAG is a genomic window containing:
- a CDS encoding DUF4783 domain-containing protein: MKKLYKSAILITILTFFLNAGAKAQAIEDVVNYVRNGDVPSMSKYFDNIVTITMNSNQSAYSKTQAEMILKDFFAKNVVKEFVVMQNGTAPNNNSRYAIGNLNTSNGTYQLYILLKISKDNTTFVLHEIRFEKPR
- a CDS encoding murein hydrolase activator EnvC family protein, translated to MRVIALAIITLLFSLKTIAQPQPTRADLEKRRQSILESIRQTQEQLEETKKDKNATMGQLRALQNKLTERQRLIRNINDEIGHINNSISKSNQEVSNLKENLATLKMRYAQSLRYAYMTRSSYDMLAFLFSSNDFNEALRRMRYLKKYRDYRKQQADKIRVTQGEIVRKIDVLNSERTQKDMLLTAEMQQKQVLQKETDETNDVVKELKGREKELVTSIERDRKAARQLDRAVADIIRREMELARKKAEEEARRRAEEERKRQEEAARREALARGAPGIKVGPGGASTPSTTPSRPSTTPSKSPVAVNTTPAPKPAASSYSYSMTPEVAALSNSFEANRGKLPWPVEKGFISEGFGKHQHPVAEKVTVENYGVDIRTSPGSTARSVFEGTVTKVFFVDGLSWNVLINHGRYYTLYSRLTNVTVKKDQQVHTKQAIGTVGADDQGETMMNFQIWKDGNKLDPAGWIAR
- a CDS encoding YicC/YloC family endoribonuclease; amino-acid sequence: MLYSMTGFGRAEATIGGRQVVVEMKSLNGKQFEIVIKLPPIIRLYELDVRNMLNATLMRGTIDLSISIKQEGATKPMAVNTGLATFYYQGMQQIAKQLNISEENVLSTLMRMPEVVAPEQDVVPEAEWLQIKKVIEEAAQHLMEHRKNEGEVLHKDLHGRIRTIESLLGDVLKLEPERTEKVRARINQSMTEMVGKDNIDANRFEQEMIYYLERMDFSEEKTRLAQHCQYFHTTVEKEGISKGKILGFILQEIGREINTLGAKANHAGIQQIVINMKDELEKAKEQVLNIL
- a CDS encoding sensor histidine kinase — protein: MRFFTTVYTLLLVYIVAALVFWGLSLQRQSKLIFEMEKQNLAEHIDSTRNPLAYQSRLDDLESKKARRKSQYIGEGSTFFAVIIIGALVVYSSFRRSVRLSRQQNNFMLSVTHELKSPIAAMKLNLQTLERHKLDEEKKNQLVARCIHEANRLNDLCDNMLIASQMEGKQYRQAKEKMDLSLLVEHALEEYMVRYPGRFEEGPIFKAEMNGDKVLLNMAVNNLLENAVKYTPDDKVISVQLTTTSNMATLQVIDQGVGIADKEKNKIFNKFYRVGNEETRKTKGTGLGLYLTARIVQQHRGKIAVKDNEPQGSIFEINLPLI
- a CDS encoding gliding motility lipoprotein GldH, giving the protein MVHRFLVSIAFCAALMFAGCIPSPYYQKDQTIPRNEWTYQFKPKFKFEITDTTSTYNLYFIIRHTEAYPFSNIWMWVYTKQPGDSVATRSRIEIPLAEPSGKWLGKGMGEIWEQRLPMTRDGAPMVFNKPGTYEMQFEQNMRVNPLPEVLQIGLRIEKKGTRGQNAQQ
- the gpmI gene encoding 2,3-bisphosphoglycerate-independent phosphoglycerate mutase produces the protein MSKKAMLIIMDGWGHGQVKSADAIANANVPFVKSLYNKYPNTELITCGEAVGLPEGQMGNSEVGHLNIGAGRIVYQELQRINVAVREGELETNATIKAALEAAKAGKTLHFIGLVSDGGVHSHIDHLKALCKLATDKGIQNVAVHAFMDGRDTDPKSGYGYLAELQEAIQNTPCKIASVCGRYYAMDRDKRWERVKLAYDALTKGAGKAATDPLKAIQESYDEGVTDEFIKPIIITDQNGSPLATIKDGDVVICFNFRTDRCREITIALTQQAFPDYDMQPLNLHYVTMTEYDATYKNVGVVFTNDNLTNIMGQVLAENGKTQIRIAETEKYPHVTFFFSGGREEPFQGERRIMAPSPKDVPTYDLKPEMSANEITEKILPEIEKESADFICLNFANADMVGHTGVWEAAIKAAETVDNCVSRIVPLALQHGYAVFLTADHGNSDYLVNEDGSPNTAHTLNPVPLFVISNDYKGTVKPGKLGDLAPTMLHYMGIPIPKEMTGNILID